The following are encoded in a window of Rhodomicrobium lacus genomic DNA:
- a CDS encoding AAA family ATPase, translated as MSTREATDSDAEPRTALKIAVAGKGGVGKTTVAAALARALASRNFKVLAVDADPDANLASALPLDAPDIPPPLATQRDLLKAVAREHGGLPAGLFLLNPVVDDIPVPTVFWGQRNRLVVLGWTARGGQGCYCDENSVLRAVLQRLTAEPGEAIVVDGEPGLEHLSRGTLASVDVLLAVLDPGARAVQTAKTIRSLASDLGIPWCLPILSGVRSADETGKIGDSLGDWRLFGALPFDPAIARADLDGHPPVFGAAFASEIERIVTALLALDHRLHQPVQFAPRAHTHIGPDGKPYVHTHAVDPTHSHEH; from the coding sequence GTGTCAACGCGTGAAGCAACGGACAGCGACGCAGAGCCTCGTACCGCCCTCAAGATCGCGGTTGCGGGCAAAGGCGGGGTAGGTAAAACCACAGTTGCGGCGGCCTTGGCGCGCGCGCTCGCCAGCCGAAATTTCAAGGTCCTCGCGGTGGACGCGGACCCGGACGCCAACCTCGCAAGCGCACTTCCGCTCGACGCGCCTGACATTCCTCCACCGCTCGCCACACAGCGCGATCTGCTGAAAGCTGTCGCAAGAGAGCATGGCGGATTACCCGCGGGGCTTTTCCTCCTCAATCCCGTTGTCGATGACATCCCTGTGCCGACGGTTTTCTGGGGCCAACGCAACCGCCTTGTCGTGTTGGGCTGGACGGCGCGGGGCGGCCAAGGGTGCTATTGCGATGAGAATTCGGTACTTCGCGCGGTGTTGCAGCGCCTGACCGCCGAGCCGGGCGAAGCCATTGTGGTGGACGGAGAGCCGGGGCTGGAGCATCTCAGCCGCGGAACGCTCGCGAGCGTCGATGTTCTTCTCGCTGTGCTGGACCCCGGCGCACGGGCCGTTCAAACAGCGAAGACCATTCGCTCTCTGGCCTCCGATCTGGGCATTCCCTGGTGTCTTCCCATCCTGTCCGGTGTCCGAAGCGCGGACGAAACTGGCAAGATTGGAGACTCGCTGGGCGACTGGCGGCTTTTCGGCGCGCTTCCTTTCGATCCCGCAATTGCTCGGGCTGATCTTGACGGACATCCGCCGGTCTTCGGAGCGGCGTTCGCCTCCGAGATCGAGCGCATCGTGACGGCGCTGCTTGCTCTCGATCATCGCCTGCACCAACCCGTGCAGTTTGCCCCGCGCGCCCACACGCATATCGGGCCAGACGGCAAGCCCTACGTCCATACGCACGCCGTCGACCCGACGCACAGCCACGAACACTGA
- a CDS encoding carbon monoxide dehydrogenase: MAPYSLKDYKRGFPKKADVRERTPDPGVREMIDHLDECGIETCFDRFDKQGTCDFGLAGICCTNCNMGPCRITPRAQQGICGADKDLIVARNLLRALAAGVAGHGARSREVLLALKATARGAMPESLKGEAKIRGTAKAFGLDPAGDLNALAEQIADILLADMARAEPGTHRTLQSLAPPERLDTWADLDIMPIGSYHEVFEALARTGVGTDGDWRNVMQQFLRCGLTFSWNSVTAGAIAQDCLYGPPHRSRIKTDFAALETGTVNVALHGHSPVLASVIVRLADDPAVKAEVEAAGATGLRFYGICCTGLSVLYRQGNVSPLSNAMGAELVLGTGLIDAWIADVQDIYPSIMQVAACFHTTVITTSDSARLPGALHIGFDHTHSNLADVEGLARRILHVAIASFKRRQPEKAFRPKHGFDAEVGFSAENVLQSFGGAAALVDHLRTGRLKGVVNLVGCNNPKVVYEEATVVVAQHLIANDILVLTNGCASFPLLKLGFCTEDALRLSGKSSRSVLEEAGLPPVLHMGECLDNARAAGLFRAVSDAAGLPLKTMPFAFASPEWSNEKGIGAALAFRLLGLDSYHCVFAATLGSENVQRFLEEGTRELLGAVAIVETSPLELASRIVADLERRRAALSG; this comes from the coding sequence ATGGCACCGTACAGCCTGAAGGACTACAAGCGCGGCTTCCCCAAAAAGGCAGACGTGCGCGAGCGAACGCCCGACCCCGGCGTGCGCGAGATGATCGACCATCTCGACGAATGCGGTATCGAAACCTGCTTCGACCGCTTCGACAAGCAGGGGACCTGCGACTTCGGACTCGCGGGCATTTGCTGCACAAATTGCAACATGGGTCCGTGCCGCATCACCCCGAGAGCCCAGCAGGGCATCTGCGGCGCCGACAAGGATCTGATCGTCGCCCGCAATCTTCTGCGCGCCCTCGCAGCGGGCGTGGCCGGACACGGCGCGCGGAGCCGCGAAGTTCTGCTCGCGTTGAAGGCGACCGCCCGGGGCGCCATGCCGGAAAGCCTTAAGGGCGAGGCAAAAATCCGGGGCACAGCCAAGGCCTTCGGTCTCGATCCCGCAGGCGACCTGAACGCGCTCGCCGAGCAGATCGCCGACATCCTGCTCGCCGACATGGCGCGCGCCGAACCCGGTACGCATCGCACCTTGCAGAGCCTTGCTCCGCCCGAGCGGCTCGACACATGGGCTGATCTCGACATCATGCCGATCGGCTCCTACCACGAGGTGTTCGAGGCGCTCGCGCGCACCGGCGTGGGCACCGATGGCGACTGGCGAAATGTGATGCAGCAATTTCTCCGCTGCGGGCTGACGTTCTCCTGGAACAGCGTCACCGCAGGGGCCATCGCGCAGGATTGCCTCTACGGCCCACCCCATCGCTCCCGCATCAAGACCGATTTCGCAGCGTTGGAGACCGGCACGGTGAACGTTGCGCTCCACGGGCATTCGCCGGTGCTGGCCTCCGTCATCGTCCGGCTGGCGGACGATCCGGCGGTGAAAGCCGAGGTCGAAGCCGCGGGCGCCACCGGATTGCGCTTCTATGGCATCTGCTGCACCGGCTTGTCCGTCCTCTACCGGCAGGGAAATGTGTCGCCGCTCAGCAACGCTATGGGCGCTGAACTTGTACTCGGCACCGGCCTGATCGACGCCTGGATTGCCGATGTTCAGGACATCTACCCCTCGATAATGCAGGTCGCCGCCTGCTTTCACACCACGGTCATCACGACCAGCGATTCCGCGCGGCTCCCCGGCGCGCTTCACATCGGCTTCGATCACACCCACAGCAATCTGGCCGATGTGGAAGGTCTTGCGCGCCGCATTCTGCATGTCGCTATCGCATCGTTCAAACGGCGGCAGCCCGAGAAGGCTTTCCGCCCCAAACACGGGTTCGACGCCGAAGTCGGCTTTTCCGCCGAGAATGTTCTCCAGTCTTTCGGCGGGGCTGCAGCGCTTGTCGATCACCTCCGCACCGGACGGTTGAAGGGCGTGGTCAACCTCGTGGGCTGCAACAATCCGAAAGTTGTTTATGAAGAAGCGACTGTCGTGGTCGCGCAGCACCTCATCGCGAACGACATCCTCGTGCTGACCAATGGCTGCGCGTCGTTTCCGCTTCTGAAGCTTGGCTTCTGCACCGAAGATGCGCTGCGGCTGAGCGGAAAAAGTTCGCGTAGCGTTCTTGAAGAGGCGGGGCTGCCGCCGGTGCTGCACATGGGCGAATGTCTCGACAACGCACGCGCGGCTGGGCTGTTTCGGGCTGTTTCGGATGCTGCGGGGCTGCCGCTCAAAACCATGCCCTTCGCCTTCGCCAGCCCCGAATGGTCCAACGAGAAGGGCATCGGAGCCGCCCTCGCGTTCCGGCTGCTCGGCCTCGATTCCTATCACTGCGTTTTTGCCGCGACCCTCGGCTCGGAGAACGTACAGCGCTTCCTGGAGGAGGGAACCCGCGAACTGCTTGGCGCCGTCGCCATCGTCGAGACGAGCCCTTTGGAATTGGCAAGCCGCATCGTCGCCGACCTTGAGCGCCGACGCGCGGCGCTGTCCGGCTGA
- a CDS encoding MFS transporter: protein MIRSLWPLTLGAFALGLDAYVLAGLLPAMARDLSTSQAMIGLGVALFTAAYAVSAPALAFVAGRYTTRTALLGGLGLFAAGNVATMLAPSLMVLLAARLLAGIGAGLYSPLAASSAAGMVDASQRGQALALVLAGLSVGTALGVPLGLLIESHFGWRWTIGLIVLAGLAAAVGVAARGSFPSAPALAWRDRLAALQTPFSLATLGVTLWTGIASLGLYTYLAEIAAARGLEASTHALIWLWGLGGMVGALLIGRVIDRYLPPPRATLGLLAFLVISFVLVGWASPAGAGAGCFLWGLAGWASVAPQQHALVSHDPAHATASIAWNSSINYLGGAIGAAIGSLALSAKLSAAWLPMGALAAVGVALTMHLVKIRR, encoded by the coding sequence ATGATCCGTTCCTTGTGGCCGCTGACGCTCGGCGCATTCGCGCTGGGCCTCGACGCTTATGTGTTGGCCGGCCTGCTGCCCGCAATGGCGCGTGACCTGAGCACCAGCCAAGCCATGATCGGTCTGGGCGTGGCGCTGTTCACGGCCGCATACGCGGTGAGCGCACCTGCACTGGCCTTCGTGGCAGGACGATACACGACCCGCACGGCCTTGCTGGGCGGACTTGGACTATTTGCGGCAGGCAATGTTGCAACGATGCTGGCCCCCTCGCTGATGGTTTTGCTGGCCGCGCGACTGCTGGCTGGCATCGGTGCGGGGCTCTACTCGCCGCTGGCTGCATCGAGCGCCGCCGGGATGGTGGACGCCAGTCAGCGCGGTCAGGCACTGGCGCTGGTGCTGGCTGGCCTGAGCGTCGGCACTGCCCTCGGCGTCCCTTTGGGGCTGCTGATCGAAAGCCATTTCGGCTGGCGCTGGACCATCGGCTTGATCGTGCTGGCCGGCTTGGCCGCCGCGGTGGGAGTGGCTGCCCGTGGCAGCTTCCCCTCTGCGCCTGCTCTCGCGTGGCGGGATCGGCTGGCGGCGCTGCAAACACCGTTTAGCCTCGCCACGCTCGGCGTGACGCTATGGACCGGCATCGCCTCGCTGGGGCTCTATACCTATCTGGCCGAGATCGCGGCCGCTCGGGGCTTGGAGGCCTCGACCCACGCCCTCATCTGGCTGTGGGGACTGGGCGGCATGGTGGGCGCCCTGCTGATCGGGCGCGTCATCGACAGGTATCTGCCGCCGCCGCGGGCGACATTGGGGCTGTTGGCGTTTCTGGTGATCAGCTTCGTTCTGGTTGGCTGGGCGTCGCCTGCGGGTGCTGGCGCGGGCTGCTTCCTGTGGGGACTGGCCGGCTGGGCCAGCGTCGCGCCGCAACAGCACGCCCTCGTATCGCACGATCCCGCGCATGCGACCGCATCCATCGCATGGAATTCGTCGATCAACTATCTGGGCGGGGCCATCGGCGCTGCGATCGGATCGCTGGCATTGAGCGCGAAGCTGTCGGCCGCTTGGCTGCCGATGGGGGCGCTCGCGGCGGTCGGCGTGGCGCTCACGATGCACCTTGTGAAGATACGACGCTGA
- a CDS encoding ArsR/SmtB family transcription factor — protein MVRTYAHPDPEDVSLARVLFALSDPVRLSMVRILAEREAVNSLDLGPGMAKSTVTHHTRILREAGVTRTRPEGRNCWISLRREVLDAKFPGLLDVVLAAEIET, from the coding sequence ATGGTCCGCACCTACGCACATCCCGATCCAGAAGACGTCAGTCTGGCGCGCGTCCTGTTCGCCTTGAGCGACCCGGTACGGCTCAGCATGGTGCGCATCCTTGCCGAACGCGAGGCCGTCAACAGCCTCGACCTTGGGCCGGGCATGGCCAAGTCCACGGTGACCCATCACACCCGTATCCTGCGCGAAGCGGGCGTGACCCGCACCCGGCCGGAAGGGCGCAATTGCTGGATCAGCCTGCGCCGCGAAGTGCTGGACGCGAAGTTTCCCGGTCTGCTCGACGTGGTGCTGGCGGCTGAGATCGAAACATGA
- a CDS encoding FeoA family protein: MITLENLRVGENARVVGFSSGDRGYRQRLLAMGLTPGATFSVQHRSAIRSRSR, from the coding sequence ATGATCACTCTCGAAAATCTCAGGGTCGGCGAGAACGCCCGCGTTGTCGGGTTTTCTTCCGGCGATCGAGGCTATCGCCAGCGCCTTCTCGCAATGGGCTTGACACCCGGCGCGACCTTCTCGGTCCAGCACCGCTCGGCGATCCGATCGAGATCAAGGTGA
- a CDS encoding ferrous iron transporter B yields the protein MKCHHTIALAGNPNCGKTTLFNGLTGATQTIGNWPGVTVEKKLGAYAWKGTSYEIVDLPGVYLLANVGRGSEDERVARDYILSGEADLIVNIVDASNLERNLYLTTQLLEIGVPIILALNMSDLAERGGVAIDAAALGQALGCPVVPMVASKRKGGEALKAEIARAVQAPSAPAGRPTQVPAVEAAIDVLAPALSDAAKAAGVDPRWVALKLIEGDDRAERIAGPSLTEEAKQLRADVEKACGEDADIVIADGRFRFIAEIMKACHRQKHAVSTTLTQRIDAVALNRFLGVPIFLVAMYLMFLFTIMIGGAFIDFFDKGGEALFVDLPEQGLAAIGAPDLVQVIVKGFGSGLQTRDIRADHRLPVPVPLFP from the coding sequence ATGAAATGCCATCACACCATTGCTCTCGCCGGCAACCCTAATTGCGGCAAGACGACACTTTTCAACGGTCTGACCGGGGCGACCCAGACAATCGGCAACTGGCCGGGCGTCACCGTGGAAAAGAAACTCGGCGCCTATGCCTGGAAGGGCACAAGCTACGAAATCGTGGATCTGCCGGGCGTCTACCTGCTTGCGAATGTCGGCCGCGGCTCGGAAGACGAGCGCGTCGCGCGCGATTACATCCTGAGCGGCGAGGCCGACCTGATCGTCAACATCGTCGATGCGTCGAACCTCGAACGAAATCTATACCTCACCACTCAATTACTCGAAATCGGCGTTCCGATCATCCTCGCGCTGAACATGTCCGACCTCGCGGAGAGGGGCGGGGTGGCGATCGACGCGGCGGCGCTCGGTCAGGCGCTCGGCTGTCCCGTCGTGCCCATGGTTGCGAGCAAGCGCAAGGGCGGCGAGGCGCTGAAGGCGGAAATCGCCCGAGCGGTGCAGGCTCCCTCGGCTCCGGCCGGTCGCCCGACGCAGGTTCCCGCAGTCGAAGCGGCAATCGATGTTCTGGCACCGGCGCTGTCCGATGCGGCGAAGGCGGCGGGTGTCGATCCGCGCTGGGTCGCGCTGAAGCTCATCGAAGGCGACGATCGGGCGGAGCGGATCGCCGGGCCGAGCCTTACGGAAGAGGCGAAGCAGTTGCGCGCCGACGTGGAGAAGGCATGCGGCGAAGACGCCGACATCGTTATCGCGGATGGCCGCTTCCGTTTCATCGCCGAGATCATGAAGGCGTGCCATCGCCAGAAGCACGCGGTCTCGACGACGCTCACGCAGCGCATCGATGCCGTGGCGCTCAACCGCTTCCTCGGCGTGCCGATCTTCCTCGTCGCGATGTACTTGATGTTCCTCTTCACCATCATGATCGGTGGCGCATTTATCGACTTCTTCGACAAGGGCGGTGAAGCACTGTTCGTCGACCTCCCCGAGCAGGGCCTTGCCGCCATCGGTGCGCCGGATCTCGTGCAGGTGATCGTGAAGGGCTTCGGCAGCGGCTTGCAGACACGCGACATTCGTGCCGATCATCGCCTGCCTGTTCCTGTTCCTCTCTTTCCTTGA
- the feoB gene encoding ferrous iron transport protein B — MPIIACLFLFLSFLEDSGYMARAAFVMDRAMRAIGLPGKSFVPLIVGFGCNVPAVMATRTLETRRDRILTIMMAPFMSCGARLPVFALFAAAFFPWSGQNIVFLLYIIGILFAVMTGLILKHTLLRGEVSHFIMELPPYHVPTMRTVVIQAWQRLRRFILNAGQIIVPMVMVLSVLANMGTDGSIGRKDTQDSVLASVSHELMPVFRPIGLTDENWPAAVGLFTGIFAKEAVVGTLNALYSQVDQAAGEGREKAGEEPVSVLDKLGEAAASVPHNLAEIGSKIVSPAIDVGYVGDTAQAAEKLEVNSQVFGAMQSRFDGTAGAFAYMLLILLYVPCVAALGAIRHEVGLRWTVFATVWTTGLGYITAVSFYQVATYSRDPATAQNWLMTCALVFCVALLSMWLAGLAQGRRLAALPAK; from the coding sequence GTGCCGATCATCGCCTGCCTGTTCCTGTTCCTCTCTTTCCTTGAAGACTCCGGCTACATGGCGCGCGCGGCCTTCGTGATGGACCGCGCCATGCGGGCCATCGGCCTGCCCGGCAAATCCTTCGTGCCGCTGATCGTCGGTTTCGGCTGCAACGTGCCCGCGGTCATGGCGACGCGAACGCTCGAAACGCGCCGCGACCGCATCCTGACCATCATGATGGCGCCGTTCATGTCCTGCGGGGCGCGGCTGCCGGTGTTCGCGCTCTTCGCAGCGGCGTTCTTTCCCTGGAGCGGACAGAACATCGTTTTCCTCCTCTACATCATCGGCATCCTGTTCGCCGTGATGACGGGGCTCATCCTCAAGCACACGCTGCTTCGCGGTGAGGTCTCCCACTTCATCATGGAACTGCCGCCCTATCACGTGCCGACCATGCGAACCGTGGTCATTCAGGCATGGCAACGGCTGCGCCGGTTCATTCTCAACGCGGGTCAGATCATCGTGCCGATGGTGATGGTGCTGAGCGTTCTCGCCAACATGGGCACCGATGGCAGCATCGGCCGCAAGGACACGCAGGATTCGGTGCTGGCGTCCGTAAGCCATGAGCTGATGCCCGTATTCAGGCCCATCGGCCTTACGGACGAGAACTGGCCTGCGGCGGTTGGCTTGTTCACCGGCATTTTCGCGAAGGAAGCGGTCGTCGGCACGCTGAACGCCCTTTATTCACAGGTCGATCAGGCGGCAGGCGAAGGCCGCGAGAAGGCCGGAGAGGAGCCCGTGTCGGTGCTCGACAAGCTGGGTGAGGCCGCCGCGTCAGTCCCGCACAATCTCGCCGAGATCGGCAGCAAGATCGTCTCGCCTGCGATAGACGTCGGTTATGTCGGCGACACGGCGCAGGCGGCGGAGAAGCTCGAAGTCAACAGCCAGGTATTCGGCGCCATGCAGTCGCGCTTCGACGGCACGGCAGGCGCTTTCGCGTACATGCTGCTGATTCTGCTCTATGTGCCCTGTGTGGCCGCGCTCGGCGCGATCCGGCACGAGGTGGGCCTACGCTGGACCGTCTTCGCGACAGTCTGGACGACTGGCCTTGGCTACATCACGGCAGTGTCGTTCTACCAGGTCGCAACATACAGCCGCGATCCGGCGACGGCACAAAACTGGCTGATGACTTGCGCGCTCGTCTTCTGCGTTGCCCTGCTGTCCATGTGGCTTGCCGGGCTCGCGCAAGGGCGTCGTCTCGCGGCGCTTCCGGCGAAGTGA
- a CDS encoding FeoC-like transcriptional regulator has translation MITLSELGRYLQSRGQATLSEMAIHFGSSPDAVRGALDLMLSKGRVRKLSVSQASCGCGCSVSCDCVEVFEWVGPNSGPAH, from the coding sequence ATGATCACCCTGTCCGAACTCGGCCGCTATTTGCAGAGCCGTGGGCAAGCGACGCTTTCCGAGATGGCGATCCACTTCGGATCGTCTCCGGATGCCGTTCGCGGTGCGCTCGACCTGATGCTTTCAAAGGGCCGCGTTCGGAAACTGTCCGTCTCCCAGGCGTCGTGCGGTTGCGGGTGCTCGGTTTCCTGCGACTGTGTGGAAGTGTTCGAGTGGGTGGGGCCAAACTCTGGGCCCGCTCACTGA
- a CDS encoding TAXI family TRAP transporter solute-binding subunit, protein MLGLRVAFSFLVILVAGTAYGQDMANLGILTGSKTGTYFQFGNNINTIVSKVCNTPVVVKETGGAIDNLKKLRLEPFVQLALTQHDVLSFVRLYRKEDKELQEYVDRFRYVFSLYPEEIHIVVRRDSGIKSMKDLRGKRVATGASNSGTQVTSTLLFGMLDIPISPVMISPDQALDRLFVDFFDDASIDAFVSVAGKPTKLLSSNDARMQQLTLLPIDDPRVFELYKSAGFSAGDYPWLDHDVPAAAVLSALITYDFKGANCDNVSMMARQIRSNLDELQRIGHPKWNEVKLDEPIPGWEQYKCVVARSKVRTRPGEPCKFVDSTAAASVTVPAPVASPRNDPCKDLTGAEKKICEIANRQAYR, encoded by the coding sequence ATGCTGGGGCTACGGGTTGCGTTTTCTTTTCTCGTCATACTGGTGGCGGGGACTGCGTACGGTCAGGATATGGCCAATCTTGGTATATTGACCGGGTCGAAGACTGGGACCTACTTCCAGTTTGGGAATAACATCAACACAATCGTTTCGAAGGTCTGCAATACTCCCGTCGTCGTAAAGGAAACCGGCGGTGCAATTGACAACCTGAAAAAGCTCCGCCTAGAGCCTTTTGTCCAACTGGCGCTCACTCAACATGACGTTCTTTCCTTTGTCCGCCTTTACCGGAAGGAAGACAAGGAGCTTCAGGAGTATGTGGACCGATTCCGATATGTCTTCTCGCTCTATCCTGAAGAAATCCACATCGTTGTGAGGAGAGACAGCGGCATAAAATCGATGAAAGATCTTAGGGGCAAGCGCGTCGCAACTGGCGCGTCGAACAGCGGGACACAGGTTACGTCGACGCTGCTGTTCGGGATGCTGGACATTCCGATTTCGCCCGTGATGATCTCGCCGGACCAGGCGCTGGACCGACTTTTCGTAGATTTCTTCGACGATGCCTCCATCGACGCATTCGTTTCCGTCGCGGGCAAACCGACGAAGCTGCTTTCATCGAACGATGCTCGCATGCAGCAACTGACGCTTTTGCCTATCGATGACCCGCGCGTGTTCGAACTTTACAAGAGCGCGGGCTTTTCGGCGGGAGACTATCCTTGGCTCGATCACGACGTCCCAGCCGCCGCCGTGCTATCGGCGCTGATCACATATGATTTCAAGGGAGCGAACTGCGACAATGTCTCGATGATGGCTCGCCAGATCCGATCGAATCTCGATGAGTTGCAGCGGATCGGACATCCCAAGTGGAACGAGGTGAAACTCGACGAACCGATTCCAGGCTGGGAGCAATATAAATGCGTGGTCGCGCGCTCCAAGGTGCGCACGCGGCCCGGCGAGCCCTGTAAGTTCGTGGACAGCACGGCGGCGGCTTCCGTTACCGTGCCCGCTCCGGTGGCAAGCCCGAGAAACGATCCCTGCAAGGATCTGACCGGAGCCGAAAAGAAAATCTGCGAGATAGCGAATCGGCAGGCCTATCGCTAA